A DNA window from Mycobacteriales bacterium contains the following coding sequences:
- a CDS encoding ABC transporter ATP-binding protein — translation MVHTEVAMIATTPLLALHDVSLVFGGVHALRDVSFAVADGTICGLVGPNGAGKTSLFNCICGFYLPTAGRIELRGRPITRRAPHSLAALGIARTFQHPVLQRDRTVLDNVLVGGHSTVAAGPVRYALRLGVRRAERDLADRARELLGYLGIDGLAALPAGRLSYGQQKRVELARALMSRPALLLLDELASGLTHSEVLDLAEQIRRIRADRDVSIVLVEHHMGMVAAVTDTVVALVQGEKVAEGSAAEVQRHPVVVEAYLGGGAAA, via the coding sequence ATGGTGCACACGGAGGTGGCGATGATCGCGACCACGCCGCTGCTCGCACTGCACGACGTCAGCCTGGTCTTCGGCGGCGTGCACGCCCTGCGCGACGTGTCCTTCGCGGTCGCGGACGGCACGATCTGCGGGCTGGTCGGGCCGAACGGGGCCGGCAAGACGTCGCTGTTCAACTGCATCTGCGGCTTCTACCTGCCGACCGCGGGCCGGATCGAGCTCCGCGGCCGGCCCATCACCCGGCGGGCGCCGCACTCGCTGGCCGCCCTCGGCATCGCCCGTACGTTCCAGCACCCGGTGCTGCAGCGCGACCGTACGGTGCTCGACAACGTCCTCGTCGGCGGGCACAGCACGGTCGCCGCCGGCCCGGTCCGGTACGCGCTGCGCCTCGGCGTCCGCCGGGCCGAACGCGACCTGGCCGACCGGGCCCGCGAACTGCTGGGCTACCTGGGCATCGACGGGCTGGCCGCCCTCCCGGCCGGGCGGCTGTCGTACGGCCAGCAGAAGCGGGTGGAGCTGGCCCGCGCTCTGATGTCCCGGCCGGCGCTGCTGCTGCTGGACGAGCTGGCCTCCGGGCTCACCCACTCCGAGGTGCTGGACCTGGCCGAGCAGATCCGGCGGATCCGCGCTGACCGGGACGTCAGCATCGTGCTGGTGGAGCACCACATGGGCATGGTCGCCGCGGTCACCGACACCGTCGTGGCGCTGGTCCAGGGCGAGAAGGTGGCCGAGGGCAGTGCGGCCGAGGTGCAGCGGCATCCGGTCGTGGTCGAGGCCTACCTCGGCGGGGGAGCGGCCGCGTGA
- a CDS encoding IclR family transcriptional regulator C-terminal domain-containing protein, translating into MDREGANPDFVQSLARGLAVIRAFDDRNRALTVSDAARRTGLTRATARRLLLTLAELGYTATDGRVFTLRPRVLELGYAYLSSAGLAETAHPHLERLVAAVHESSSLSVLDDTEITYVARVSTRRIMTVDIDVGARFPAYCTSMGRVLLAGQPERWLEDYYARVTLRPLTARTVTDVAALRALVGRAARDGWAIVDQELELGLRSIAVPIRDRAGAVVAALNVSVHTSRGEVEEARAELLGPLLATASAIECDLTTAARSRLTSVLP; encoded by the coding sequence GTGGACCGTGAGGGAGCCAACCCGGACTTCGTCCAGTCGCTGGCGCGCGGGCTGGCGGTGATCCGCGCGTTCGACGACCGGAACCGGGCTCTGACCGTGAGCGACGCGGCCCGGCGGACCGGCCTGACCCGGGCGACCGCCCGGCGGCTGCTGCTCACGCTGGCCGAGCTCGGCTACACCGCCACCGACGGGCGGGTGTTCACCCTGCGCCCGCGGGTGCTGGAGCTCGGCTACGCCTACCTGTCCAGCGCCGGGCTGGCCGAGACCGCCCACCCGCACCTCGAGCGGCTGGTCGCGGCGGTGCACGAGTCGTCCTCGCTCTCGGTGCTGGACGACACCGAGATCACCTACGTCGCCCGGGTGTCGACCCGGCGGATCATGACCGTGGACATCGACGTCGGCGCCCGCTTTCCGGCGTACTGCACGTCGATGGGTCGGGTGTTGCTGGCCGGCCAGCCGGAGCGGTGGCTGGAGGACTACTACGCGCGGGTCACGCTGCGGCCGCTGACGGCCCGGACCGTCACCGACGTCGCCGCGCTGCGGGCCCTGGTCGGGCGCGCGGCGCGGGACGGGTGGGCGATCGTGGACCAGGAGCTCGAGCTCGGGCTGCGCTCGATCGCCGTCCCGATCCGGGACCGGGCCGGGGCGGTCGTGGCCGCGCTCAACGTGTCCGTGCACACCAGCCGCGGCGAGGTGGAGGAGGCGCGGGCGGAGCTGCTCGGACCGCTGCTGGCGACGGCGAGCGCGATCGAGTGCGACCTGACCACGGCCGCGCGCTCCCGGCTGACCTCAGTCCTGCCCTAG
- a CDS encoding branched-chain amino acid ABC transporter permease, with the protein MRRPLAWALGVAALVVLLVLPLSARPYVNLQLTLIATYAIAIRGLDVLAGHAGQASLGQSAFFGLGAYTAAYAYGHDWPIVASLAVTLALAGAVGAVIAVPAVRVRGFAFGIITLTLPVVAVPLATRLSDLTGGSQGQVVTAGDAPGWTGLADDQWHYYVVLAAAATTFLLVQNLLRGRVGRALDLLRTDETVATSTGIPVRRYKVLAFTVAALCGALAGWLYLIPVQFISPDALRLDLSVSLLVAAVIGGLRSPVGAVIGAAFYVLVPNLTDKISPGRSYLVSGVVLLLVLLFFRTGVSGGLSALVRRVAARWRPPPSDRADPTAASSSRRRIGRQTPRRSHATTR; encoded by the coding sequence ATGAGGCGCCCGCTGGCCTGGGCCCTGGGCGTCGCCGCGCTGGTCGTGCTGCTGGTCCTGCCGCTGTCGGCCCGGCCGTACGTCAACCTGCAGCTCACCCTCATCGCGACGTACGCCATCGCCATCCGCGGGCTGGACGTGCTGGCCGGGCACGCCGGGCAGGCGTCGCTGGGGCAGAGCGCGTTCTTCGGGCTGGGCGCCTACACCGCGGCCTACGCGTACGGGCACGACTGGCCGATCGTGGCGAGCCTGGCCGTCACGCTCGCGCTGGCCGGCGCGGTCGGGGCGGTGATCGCGGTGCCCGCGGTCCGGGTCCGCGGCTTCGCCTTCGGCATCATCACCCTGACCCTGCCGGTGGTCGCCGTCCCGCTGGCCACCCGGCTCAGCGACCTGACCGGCGGCTCCCAGGGCCAGGTCGTCACGGCCGGGGACGCGCCGGGCTGGACCGGGCTGGCCGACGACCAGTGGCACTACTACGTCGTGCTCGCCGCCGCCGCGACCACCTTCCTGCTGGTGCAGAACCTGCTGCGCGGGCGGGTCGGCCGGGCGCTGGACCTGCTCCGTACGGACGAGACGGTGGCGACCTCGACCGGCATCCCGGTCCGCCGGTACAAGGTGCTGGCGTTCACCGTCGCGGCCCTGTGCGGCGCGCTGGCCGGCTGGCTCTACCTCATCCCGGTCCAGTTCATCTCGCCCGACGCCCTGCGCCTGGACCTGTCGGTGTCGCTGCTGGTCGCGGCCGTCATCGGCGGGCTGCGCAGCCCGGTCGGCGCGGTCATCGGCGCCGCCTTCTACGTCCTGGTCCCCAACCTGACCGACAAGATCAGCCCGGGGCGCTCGTACCTGGTCTCCGGGGTCGTGCTGCTGCTCGTCCTGCTCTTCTTCCGCACCGGCGTCTCCGGCGGCCTGTCCGCGCTGGTACGCCGCGTCGCCGCGCGCTGGCGACCCCCGCCGTCCGACCGGGCGGACCCGACCGCCGCATCGTCTTCGCGCCGCCGCATCGGGCGCCAGACCCCAAGGAGAAGTCATGCGACCACGAGGTAA
- a CDS encoding ABC transporter ATP-binding protein translates to MTAILEVEGLVAGYGEGEVLHGLDLTVADGGTTALLGANGSGKTTTLRAITGMIARRGTVRFAGRDIGTRSADAIARLGVAHVPQGRGTFTRLSVRDNLMVGALRRRDRTAVRTDLRRCLDLFPALERRAGGQAGTLSGGEQQMLAVARAVLTRPRLMLLDEPSLGLAPAVTAQLFAVLPELRDSWGISVLIVEQNATLALGLADHAVVLENGAVVLSGPAAEIAGHADVRRAYLGT, encoded by the coding sequence GTGACCGCGATCCTGGAGGTCGAGGGGCTGGTCGCCGGGTACGGCGAGGGCGAGGTCCTGCACGGCCTGGACCTGACCGTCGCCGACGGCGGCACCACCGCGCTGCTGGGCGCCAACGGGTCGGGCAAGACGACGACCCTGCGCGCGATCACCGGCATGATCGCCCGCCGCGGCACCGTCCGGTTCGCGGGCCGGGACATCGGCACCCGGTCCGCCGACGCGATCGCCCGGCTCGGCGTCGCCCACGTGCCGCAGGGCCGGGGCACCTTCACCCGCCTGTCCGTACGGGACAACCTGATGGTCGGCGCGCTGCGCCGGCGCGACCGCACGGCCGTCCGGACCGACCTGCGCCGCTGCCTGGACCTGTTCCCGGCGCTGGAGCGCCGCGCCGGAGGCCAGGCCGGTACCCTGTCCGGCGGCGAGCAGCAGATGCTCGCGGTCGCCCGCGCGGTGCTGACCCGGCCCCGGCTGATGCTGCTGGACGAGCCGTCGCTGGGTCTGGCCCCGGCGGTCACCGCCCAGCTGTTCGCGGTGCTCCCGGAGCTGCGCGACAGCTGGGGGATCTCGGTGCTGATCGTCGAACAGAACGCCACCCTCGCGCTGGGCCTGGCCGACCACGCCGTGGTCCTGGAGAACGGCGCCGTGGTGCTGTCCGGACCGGCCGCCGAGATCGCCGGGCACGCCGACGTCCGTCGCGCCTACCTGGGCACCTGA
- a CDS encoding MFS transporter has protein sequence MAGVAGTAGGLRGCPGFGPFWAAATVSSFGTYVTTLAIQVLVVLTLGGGAAEVGLVNAARWLPYLLFGVVAGVFVDRARRRPILVTTDLVRGVLLVAIPTLAVTQHLSLVVLVTFMAIFGLASLANDAASQSFLPRLVPPPLLTQANARLDQSDAVAQTSGPALAGGLVSLLTAPWAVLVDAASYLASGLLLLRVPVTEPPSRRFSLRGVRGEAVEGLRWLYRHRTLGPYALSAHGWFLVNAVAGATLPLFALRTLDLSPFGFGLALAAGGAGGLLGALSATALGARFGAGRIVIASIVGNGMAWAVIASGGPGGGGWVVFGVGEFLLGVTMGTANANEMGYGQSITPDHLQGRSNATRRSINRAMIVIGAPLGGVLADAVGYRPVLYAAAVGFGLVSASLALSPYRHARLEDTAPATG, from the coding sequence ATGGCCGGTGTGGCGGGAACCGCGGGGGGTCTGCGGGGCTGCCCCGGGTTCGGACCCTTCTGGGCTGCGGCCACCGTCTCGTCGTTCGGCACCTACGTCACGACGCTGGCCATCCAGGTGCTCGTCGTGCTCACGTTGGGCGGCGGAGCGGCCGAGGTGGGTCTGGTCAATGCGGCGCGGTGGCTGCCGTACCTGCTCTTCGGCGTGGTCGCAGGGGTGTTCGTCGATCGGGCCCGGCGGCGGCCGATCCTGGTGACCACGGACCTGGTGCGCGGCGTCCTGCTCGTCGCCATTCCGACGCTGGCGGTGACGCAGCACCTGTCGCTCGTCGTCCTGGTGACGTTCATGGCCATCTTCGGGTTGGCGTCGCTGGCCAACGACGCCGCCTCGCAGTCGTTCCTCCCTCGGCTCGTGCCGCCGCCGCTCCTCACCCAGGCCAACGCCAGGCTCGACCAGAGCGACGCCGTCGCGCAGACCTCGGGCCCGGCGCTCGCCGGTGGACTGGTCTCGCTGCTGACCGCGCCGTGGGCGGTCCTGGTCGACGCGGCCAGCTATCTCGCCTCCGGCCTGCTGCTGTTGCGGGTGCCGGTCACCGAGCCGCCGTCGCGGCGATTCTCGCTGCGCGGTGTCCGCGGTGAAGCGGTCGAAGGGCTTCGGTGGCTGTACCGCCACCGGACGCTCGGCCCGTACGCGCTGAGCGCGCACGGCTGGTTCCTGGTCAACGCGGTCGCCGGTGCGACGCTGCCGCTGTTCGCGCTCCGGACGCTCGACCTGAGCCCGTTCGGGTTCGGTCTGGCCCTCGCCGCAGGGGGTGCCGGCGGACTGCTCGGCGCGCTGAGCGCCACGGCTCTGGGCGCGCGGTTCGGTGCCGGGCGCATCGTCATCGCGAGCATCGTCGGCAACGGGATGGCGTGGGCGGTCATCGCCTCGGGCGGGCCCGGCGGGGGCGGTTGGGTCGTCTTCGGCGTCGGAGAGTTCCTGCTCGGGGTGACGATGGGCACGGCCAACGCCAACGAGATGGGCTACGGACAGTCGATCACCCCCGATCACCTGCAGGGGCGGTCAAACGCCACGAGGCGGTCGATCAACCGGGCGATGATCGTCATCGGAGCACCCCTGGGCGGCGTGCTCGCCGACGCGGTGGGTTACCGCCCCGTGCTGTACGCAGCCGCCGTGGGCTTCGGTCTGGTGTCGGCCAGCCTGGCCCTGAGCCCGTACCGGCACGCCCGCCTCGAGGACACAGCACCCGCGACCGGGTAG
- a CDS encoding branched-chain amino acid ABC transporter permease has protein sequence MRVLQQVVDGITSGSIYGALALALVLAYRATGLVNFAQGQLATLSAYLAFSAARAGVPVLLAIVLATVASALLGAALERGLIRRFEGGDQLITIVATVAVLTCVNGVVSWIWGADLKSSPALFPRRDLAAGALRFTVADVGAVAVLIAVIAVLTVLFRFTRLGLALRAVADNPESSAQSGLPVSRLLMAGWGLAALIGSIAGCLVAPAISLQPNMMDAVLVYALAAAVLGGLDSPLGAVVAAWIIGIVQNLAGTYVDVIGTDLQIVVPLALMAVVLLLRPQGLFGRREVSRV, from the coding sequence GTGCGGGTCCTCCAGCAGGTCGTCGACGGCATCACGTCCGGCTCGATCTACGGCGCGCTGGCGCTGGCCCTCGTGCTGGCCTACCGCGCCACCGGGCTGGTCAACTTCGCCCAGGGGCAACTGGCGACGCTGTCGGCGTACCTGGCCTTCTCCGCGGCCCGGGCGGGCGTGCCGGTGCTGCTCGCGATCGTGCTCGCCACCGTCGCCTCGGCCCTGCTCGGCGCCGCCCTGGAGCGCGGGCTGATCCGCCGCTTCGAGGGCGGCGACCAGCTGATCACGATCGTGGCCACGGTGGCCGTGCTGACCTGCGTCAACGGCGTCGTCAGCTGGATCTGGGGCGCCGACCTGAAGTCCTCGCCGGCGCTGTTCCCGCGGCGCGACCTGGCCGCGGGCGCGCTGCGGTTCACCGTCGCCGACGTCGGCGCCGTGGCCGTGCTGATCGCGGTGATCGCCGTGCTCACCGTCCTGTTCCGGTTCACCCGGCTCGGCCTGGCCCTGCGCGCGGTGGCGGACAACCCGGAGTCCAGCGCCCAGAGCGGCCTGCCGGTCAGCCGGCTGCTGATGGCGGGCTGGGGGCTGGCCGCGCTGATCGGCTCGATCGCCGGCTGCCTGGTCGCGCCGGCGATCTCGCTGCAGCCGAACATGATGGACGCGGTCCTGGTCTACGCCCTGGCTGCGGCCGTGCTCGGCGGCCTCGACAGCCCGCTGGGGGCGGTGGTCGCGGCCTGGATCATCGGCATCGTCCAGAACCTGGCCGGCACGTACGTCGACGTCATCGGTACGGACCTGCAGATCGTGGTGCCGCTGGCGCTGATGGCGGTGGTACTGCTGCTGCGGCCGCAGGGCCTGTTCGGGCGGCGCGAGGTGAGCCGGGTATGA
- a CDS encoding IclR family transcriptional regulator, which produces MLRRALQVLACFDADHVTLSLAELTERAGLPQSTAYRHVLDLVAWGALTRVPGGYQVGDRLAELARCRPSHQSLRELARPHLEDLFEAGRHHVQLAVRDGADAVYVDFLPARNTVAVRTRVGGRLPLAATGVGLVLLAFLPEREIDEVLARPVATFTPKTLVSPYEIRRLLGEVRRSGVAISDGQITADAYSVAAPVRDRHGAVVAAVSVVVPANLPHRGTWIPAVRMAARAVSRELAEHSTDQLYSR; this is translated from the coding sequence GTGCTCAGGCGCGCTCTGCAGGTGCTCGCCTGCTTCGACGCCGACCACGTCACTTTGAGCCTCGCCGAGCTGACCGAGCGCGCCGGCCTGCCGCAGAGCACCGCGTACCGGCACGTGCTGGACCTGGTCGCGTGGGGGGCGCTGACCCGGGTGCCCGGCGGCTACCAGGTCGGTGACCGGCTGGCCGAGCTCGCCCGCTGCCGGCCGAGCCACCAGAGCCTGCGTGAGCTGGCCCGACCGCACCTGGAGGACCTGTTCGAGGCCGGCCGGCACCACGTCCAGCTCGCGGTGCGGGACGGCGCCGACGCGGTCTACGTCGACTTCCTCCCCGCCCGCAACACCGTCGCCGTACGGACCCGGGTCGGTGGCCGGCTGCCGCTCGCCGCCACCGGGGTAGGCCTCGTGCTGCTCGCCTTCCTGCCCGAGCGCGAGATCGACGAAGTGCTGGCCCGGCCGGTGGCCACGTTCACGCCGAAAACGCTGGTCTCGCCGTACGAGATCCGGCGGCTGCTCGGGGAGGTGCGCCGCTCCGGGGTCGCGATCAGCGACGGCCAGATCACCGCGGACGCCTACTCGGTGGCGGCGCCGGTACGGGACCGGCACGGGGCCGTGGTCGCCGCGGTCTCGGTGGTGGTGCCGGCGAACCTCCCCCACCGGGGCACCTGGATCCCGGCCGTCCGGATGGCCGCCCGGGCGGTGAGCCGGGAGTTGGCCGAGCACTCGACCGATCAGCTGTACTCCCGTTGA
- a CDS encoding ABC transporter substrate-binding protein — MRPRGKAVRVLGATAAVALLLSACGRSDSDGGGGDSAAAVGITDSEIVIGSSYPLSGPLGANGIAAQGAASSYFDSVNAAGGVKMADGKTRKIKFVFYDDGYNPAKAVQNYSKLVDSDKVFALFQTFGTAPNIAIQKKANADGVPQVFVHAGDALFSNARDQSKWTIGWQPTYESEGVAYGKYLASQQKPLTVAVLRQADTLGEVFLQGMQEGIKGSQVTVTKVTTYTPTDSDVNSQISQLAATKADALFMAVALPPLMISGINHAFTLGWKPTIFMASMSSSISQVVAPGKLASYPNLYTASFVKAPDDPQWASDPAVSQMKTQMKQYAPDANPAITNAQWGYSAATGLVEALKTMKGTSRQGLMDAINALKNTQVGILLPGTTVDGTDQQNPPVHGIEVEHYTNGSWTVLKS, encoded by the coding sequence ATGCGACCACGAGGTAAGGCCGTCCGCGTGCTCGGCGCGACGGCAGCCGTCGCGCTGCTGCTGAGCGCCTGCGGCCGATCCGACTCCGACGGCGGTGGGGGCGACTCGGCCGCGGCGGTGGGCATCACCGACAGCGAGATCGTGATCGGCTCCAGCTATCCGCTGTCCGGGCCGCTGGGCGCGAACGGGATCGCCGCCCAGGGCGCGGCCAGCTCGTACTTCGACTCGGTCAACGCGGCCGGCGGGGTGAAGATGGCCGACGGCAAGACCCGCAAGATCAAGTTCGTCTTCTACGACGACGGCTACAACCCGGCCAAGGCCGTCCAGAACTACTCCAAGCTCGTCGACTCCGACAAGGTCTTCGCCCTCTTCCAGACCTTCGGCACGGCCCCGAACATCGCCATCCAGAAGAAGGCCAACGCCGACGGCGTGCCGCAGGTCTTCGTGCACGCCGGGGACGCGCTGTTCAGCAACGCCCGGGACCAGAGCAAGTGGACGATCGGGTGGCAGCCGACGTACGAGTCGGAAGGGGTCGCGTACGGCAAGTACCTGGCCTCGCAGCAGAAGCCGCTGACCGTGGCCGTGCTGCGCCAGGCCGACACCCTGGGCGAGGTGTTCCTGCAGGGCATGCAGGAGGGAATCAAGGGCTCCCAGGTCACGGTGACGAAGGTGACCACCTACACGCCGACCGACTCCGACGTGAACAGCCAGATCTCCCAGCTGGCGGCGACGAAGGCGGACGCGCTGTTCATGGCCGTCGCGCTGCCGCCGCTGATGATCAGCGGCATCAACCACGCGTTCACGCTGGGCTGGAAGCCGACCATCTTCATGGCCAGCATGAGCTCCTCGATCAGCCAGGTCGTCGCGCCCGGGAAGCTGGCGAGCTACCCGAATCTCTACACCGCCTCCTTCGTCAAGGCCCCCGACGACCCGCAGTGGGCGAGCGACCCGGCCGTGTCGCAGATGAAGACGCAGATGAAGCAGTACGCCCCGGACGCCAACCCGGCGATCACCAACGCCCAGTGGGGCTACAGCGCCGCCACGGGCCTGGTCGAGGCGCTGAAGACGATGAAGGGGACCAGCCGGCAGGGGTTGATGGACGCGATCAACGCGCTGAAGAACACCCAGGTCGGGATCCTGCTGCCCGGGACCACCGTGGACGGGACCGACCAGCAGAACCCGCCGGTGCACGGCATCGAGGTGGAGCACTACACGAACGGGTCCTGGACGGTCCTGAAGTCGTAG